AGCTCCCCATTATAGAGGAAACCAGCGAGCGTTTGTGCGTATCGATTGATACGGCCCGTGCCGCTTATCTGAAGCTCAAGGAGAAGGGGTATATTTCCCTGGTAAAAAATGCGGGCGCCACAGTAAAAGCAGCGTATGACGACAAGGAGACGGAGCGGTTTATCCAGACCTTTTTCTCCACGCGAAAAGACGCCATGATGGATTTGGGGAACTCCCTTGGGCCGCTTTTGGGCAATGCGCAGTGGCTGGGATTGAAATACGCCTCCCCACAGACGCTTGAGGCGATGGAGCGCCTTTTCAGGGAGGAGAAAACGGCGGCTCCTTTCGCAATGCTCAGTCACCTCAATCAAAAGTACTGCGCCCTTGGGAATTCTCTCCTCATGCATCTTGTCTGGCAGATGTTTATGTTTTTATATGATCCTTTTTTCTGTATAGAAGACAATCAGCGCTACTTTGATCCATCTGCCGATTACCTGCAGACTCTTCTGGCCCTGTGCCGCAAGAAGGACTGGTCCGGGCTGCGCTCCGCGGTGGACCGCTCCATCAAGCAGATTCCCTCAGCCCTTGCCTGGTTTTATGAGTCCAGAATCACCTTTCCGCCTCCGGAGGCGGAAACACCTTTCATCTGGAGTTCCTATAAAAAAAGCCAGCAGCTGTGCTACACCATTGCCATGGACATTCTGCTCTCCATCAGCCGGGGGATCTATCCCGCCGGGAGCCTGCTTCCCTCCCAGGAGGAGCTTGCCCGGCAAAGAGGCGTTTCCGTCAGTACAGTCCGCAGGGCGCTTGACCTGCTCTCCAGTGTCGGGGCGGTGAAGTCCGCCAAATATGTGGGTACACGGGTCCTGCCGCTGGATAAAGCTACAGATAACAGCGATTTTTCAAAACCGGTCCTTCGGCGCAGGCTTTTGGATATGGCGGAAAGCCTTCAGCTCCTGGCCATCTCCTGCAAAGAGGTCTCTCTAACCACGCTCTCCGCCCTGGATGCCGGCTCCGTTCAAAGGCTGTACGGACAGCTGAAGGAGAACAGGGATTGGCGGCGCGGCGAGACCCTATCCTATTACATACTGGATTTGATCGCAAAATGCGCTCCCCACCGGGCCATCCGGACCGTCTATTCGGAACTGCTGCGCCAGTTCTTCTGGGGCTATGCGTTCCGTGGGATGAAAGGGAGTCAGGAAACCATCAACCAAGTCTACGACCCCTATCTTGATGACCTGATCCAGGCTCTGGAGAACATGGATTTTCCACAGTTCTCGGCCCATCTGGAACGGCTTGCCCTCTATGAACTTCGCACAACTGTTGAGTTCCTGTGGCAGCTCAATATTCCCGGGGCGGAGAAGCTTCTGATCCCGGATGTAAGTGAAAGTTGAATTGGATGTGGAAATCGGCGGAGCGCCGCTCAGAAGGCAGGAGATGCATTATCTCCCGCCTTCTGATTTTCATTGGCTCTCTCATGGAGGCACTCACTTTTCGGGCCCCTGCAGCCGCTTATAGTCCGTGATATCGACGCAGTTTATCAGATACGCGTCGCTGTCGACCCATTTCATGGGGGAAAACTGCACCCTGGTCCAGACATCGTACTGGGGGTTGTAGACCTCCGTGGCTCCGGACAGGGGACATGTCCCGCAGGGGGAGTTCCGGCCAAAAAATGCCCGGTGGCACGTCATTCCCACCCTGGCCATGGGATCGAGCCGAAGGGTTTTTTCATTGAGGTACAGCAGCTCATAGGTATCTTTCCGGATGGCGTAGATGTAGGCGTCCTGTTTGTCCAGTATGGTGTTGAGCTGGATCATGATCTGCTGGTTCCGGTCCGCCTCGCGCTTTTTCAGAAGGAATGTTGTAAGCAATTGGGCGACCAGTGATAGTATGCCAATTTCCTCTTTATTCCACATCCTCAGGCCCGTACACTCATCAAACCCGATAAATCCGCGGAATTCCTTTCCGTTGTACAGCGCGCACTGGAGCGTGGAGCACACACCCTGGCTTTCAAAAAGCGCGGCTTGGGCAGGCGTGAGTGAATGGACATCCCGGCAGTAAAAAATGGAGTTGTCCTTAAAGAGCTCCTTATATCCCTTTACATTTTCGTAAGGGTAATTCTGCAAAAATTCCTTTTGGGGCGTGACTCCCTCATTGCACCATTCATAGGTATTGTCGGTATATTTTCCGCCGGCGCTGTTCTCGAACACATAGGCCCGGCTCACATCGAAGCGCCTGCCCACGATTTCAAGGATCGCCTCCACGGCGGTGTCGATGTCATCGGCATCATACAGGATTTGGAACACATAATTGACCAGATTGCCGCCCCGCTCGCCTGTATTCTGGTCAGAGTCGATGGCCGCTCCAAGGGCGGAATAGCCAATGCGGTCCACCGTCCCCATGCTTTTCGCGTCAAAGCGGGCAAACTGGTTCTTTCCCCGGCTTTTTGCCTGGTACAGCGCCAGGTCCGCGCAATGATACAGGGACTGGTAATCGGCGCCGTCCCAGGGATAGATTGCAAGGCCGATGCTGCAGCTCACCGCAACAGGCCGCTTCTCCCCCTGAAAGAGATGACGAAACATCTCAAGAAGCTTCCGCGCCTTGTCCTCGGCAATTTGAGAGGACGGTAGGTCCTTCAGGAGCATGGCGAATTCATCCCCGCCGATCCTTCCGATCACATCGCTCTTGCGCGTCAGCCTTTTCATGCCCGCCGCCAGTTCAGCCAATACCGCGTCGCCAAAGAGATGCCCCTGCCCATCGTTCACCATCTTGAAATTGTCCACGTCGATGATAAACATGGCGCAGATTGTATCCGGCCCGCCGGAGAGGTACAGTTCAGACCTTCTCTCCGTTTCGGCATGGTTATAAAGCCCGGTCAGCGTGTCCAGTTCCGCCCGCCTGCGCAAATCCTCCACCATCCGTTTTTCCTCGTCGATGTCGGATATCGTTCCCACAGCGCGAAGGGGCTTGTTGTCCTCGCTGAACTGGGTGGCTGAGCGAATCCGGCACCAGAGATATTGGTCCTTTGAATTTCGGATACGGACGTCGACGACCGCATTGGACCTCCCCTCTCTGGCCTCTTGCATAAACTCGGCCATGGGATCCACGTCATCCAGGTGGAAATTGCGGAAAATCCTCTCCTTCGGCAGGCGGCTGTCGTAATTCGGCGGATATCCGAACTTATCCAGCCAATTGGGGGAAAACGATATGGTGTCCGCGGAGAGGTCCCATTCAAAAATGATATCCGAGGACTGGCTCATGATGATCTCCAGGTGCTCCAGGGACAACCGCAGCTTTTCCTGCGCGTCCCGCACCTCGGTGAGATCCAGAAAGATGCAGAAAAACCGCTCCTCCTCATCGTTTCCAAACAGCTTTGCGCTGCTGGCGGTCCACTTGTAGCTGCCGTCCCTGCACAGTACCCGGTAACTCAGGGAAAGCCGGTCGCCCTTAATGAGCTGTCTGTCGACTTCTATCAGGAAATTCTGCCGGTCCGACGGGTGGATCATTGTGAGGAACTGGTTCTGAAACTGTTCGGCCATCTCTTCCTTCGTAAATCCGAACATGCCAAGAAACCCCTCGTTGACTCCAACGATGGTAAATCCTCCGTCATTCCTGCACTGCATGACTCCCCCGGGAATGAGATCGAGAAGAGCCTCTCCCTCCGCACTAAGTCCCTTCAACAGTCTTTGCACGTTGAATCCCCTCACAATTCCGCATCCGGACTCTCCGCCCGAATCGCTCTATGCTATCAAGGAATTATCTGATCCATCTTTGCAGCGTCTCCATAAGCCGGTCCAATTCAATGGGCTTTGCCACGTGGTCGTTCATACCGGCGCTGTGGGACTTTCCGACATCCGAGGCAAAGGCGTTTGCCGTCAGGGCAAGGATGGGGACGGTTTTGGCGTCCTTCCGCCTCAGCGCCCGGATTGCCTCGGCAGCCTGAAGCCCATCCATCACCGGCATCTGAATATCCATCAGGATACAGTCGTATGTACCGGGAGCGGAAGATTCAAACTTCTCCACCGAAATCTGGCCGTTCGCAGCCTCTTCGATCAAAAAGCCCTGCATTTTCAGCAGTTCCGCCGCAATTTCCCGGTTGAGCTGGTTGTCCTCCACGATCAGAATCCGTTTGCCCTCCAACCGGAAGGGCGCTTGCTCAGCGGGGAGCGCGGCGGCCTCAGAACGGCCACTCTGGCAGAACTGGTGGAAGGTATGGGCGATCTTGGACTTGAAGAGCGGTTTCGTGATAAAGGCGTCCGCCCCTGCCAGCCGGAACTCCTCCTCGATCTCGGAGCAATCATAGGCCGAAATCACAATGACGGGCACATCCATGCCCAATTCCCTTCGAATTGCCCTGAGTGTTTCCAGCCCATCCATTTCGGGCATCTTCCAGTCCAGAATCACAGAAAAGAAATCTTCTTTCGCCTCGTGGGCATCCACAACGCGGCGCACCGCTTCTTGCCCTGAGAGCACCCAGCTGCCCCGCATGCCTAACTCGTCCAGGATTTCGGCCGCGCTTTCGCAGACAATCCGGTCGTCGTCCACCACCAGCACCGGAAGGCCCGACAGTTCGCTGTCGTTCTCCTCCGCCTCCTCACAAAGGTCAAAGGCGACGGCGACGATAAACTGACTCCCCTCTCCAAGGGTGCTCTTGACCTCAATGGTGCCGTTCATCATGCGCACGATATTCTGGGTGATCGCCATACCCAGTCCAGTCCCCTGTATTTGATTGATTCTGGACTCTTCCGCCCGGGAGAAAGGCTCAAAAATATGAGGGATGAACGCATCGGACATCCCGATCCCGTTGTCGGTGACGATGAACTCATACTGCCCCCTGCCCTTCGCAAAGGACGGCACCTCCCGGACCCGAAGCCCAATAGAACCGCCATCAGGGGTGTATTTGACGGCATTGGAGAGCAGGTTCACCAAAACCTGCTGCAGACGGCTCTGATCCGTCACCACAGTCTCGTGCCGCACATGGTCGGCATTGATCTGCAGCTCCTGATGCTTTTGCGCCGCCAGCGGCCGGAAGACGTCCATGACATCCTCAATCAGTTCCGGCAGAGAGACGTTCGCAGAAATCAGGTCGATTTTCCCGCTTTCAATCTTGGACATGTCCAGCACCTCGTTGATGAGGCTTAAAAGATGCCGGCTGGAAACGTTGATTTTATTCAGGCAGTCCTGTATCTTTTCCGGGGACCGCAAGTTGGCCTGGGCGATGACCGCCATGCCGATGATGGCGTTCATGGGGGTGCGGATGTCGTGGGACATGGAGGAGAGGAAGTTGGTCTTGGCGTCGTTGGCGATCTGGGCCGCCTTGTACGCGTCCTCCAGCGCCTGCCTCTGCCGGGCCTGCTCCGTGCGCTCCGCCGTCACGTCGACGCCCACGCTGTAATAGGAGGGAATCCCGTCCCAGCTGTCCTCACCACTGACATAGCTGTAGGTCATCATCAGAATTTTAACAGTTCCGTCGCGGGTGACGACGCGGCCCTCCACCATTGAGGATTCCCCGGTCTCCCGGGACTGCTCCATGATGCTGGCGGTGCGGTCCATATCATCCTGATGCACATAGGTGCATTGCGAATGAAGTTCCTTTTCAAATTGCTCTTTAGTGTATCCAATCAGCTCCAGAAAGCCTCCGCTGTACCAGAGGACGGTGCGCATATCCCGTCCGTCCACCCGGACCAATCCACCGGGGACACTGCGGATCAGCGCGTCCCGCTCCTGGTCCTTTTTGGCCAGTTTATATTCCGTGCTGTACATATCGTGGGACAGCTCCAGGCGCGCCCGGTGGCCCTCCCAGTTGATGATTCGGTTTTTAATTCGGAACGTCCGCTCAAGGACCGGATTCTGGAACTCCCACTCATAGAAGCTTTCTTCAGTCAATTTATCGTTGGTACAAAAAGGACAGGGAGAGTTCCTTCCCTGGATCACCTCGTAACACTTTTTGCCCACCAGCTTCACCGCCGGTGCGCCCAAAACATCACAGGAATGCTGATTGACATACAGCAGCTCGTAGGTGTCCATATCGCTGATATAGACATTGCCCTCATAGGAGTCCAGCATCCAGTGAAAATAGTGCAGTTTCTGTTGATAAAGCCGCTCCTGCCCCTCTTTTTCAGCCGCCAAACCATCCACGCCCGCCAGTTCCATCCGCAGCACCGGAGTGTCCAGGACAGGGTCATCCGCAATGGTTCCATAGAGCTTTATCCAGGAAAAGCCCCCCTCCCCGGAGGGCAGGCGGAGAATCATCTCAAGGCCGCCGCCATTTCTCTCAGCCTGTAATACGTTCTGTCGGAGCAATATAAACTCGTCGGGAAGCTCCGCATAATATTGCCGCAGGCTGTGAAAGCGGCTGTGGAAGTCTGCCCTGGAATATCCAATGCTGCTGAAAAAGCTGGAATTTCCCCACCGGAAGGTCAGTTCATCGTCCAGCAGGCAGCAGAGCATTCCCGTCTTCAGCATGTCCAGCGCTTCCGGACACCTGACGCTTGTTTTTGCCCCGCTCCACTTTGCCCCGCGCTTGTTTTCCATGATTTAACCGCCCATTCTATAGGATTTATCAAAATTGTTTTTAATCCCCGGATGTTCGAAGAGCTTCTGAAAGCCCTGTATTGTTCACATTCATATATATTTCAAAGTATAGCAAATCCACGTAAAAATAGCAACAGTTTGCTGAAAGATGCGGCATTTTATGAAAAGGTGGTGAGGCGGCTTATCCCTGCTGCCAGCGGCTGGCAGCAGGGATAAGCATCTTGCGGTAGCAAATGTCTTACATGCTATGACTTCCTTTTCCGCAATTGCCGCGAAAGCGTAATAGCAATCTTGTAAAAAATATAAAAGAACCAGAAGATACGAATTGTATCTTCTGGTTCTTTTATTTGTTAAGTGTTCAGTGGCCACCGCCGCTTATTTTGCCCTTTTTCCCTTGATCTCCCTTCCGGAAATCCTTAAAAATGGGACAAAATTACGGACGATTGGACCATTATTCAGCGCACGATAACAGCAAATGTCATCATCCCATTTCAAATCGTCCTTTTGTCCCTTCAAAACAGACCTCAAAAAACGAACGAACAGGATGAGCAAAGAAGAAAAAAAATTGCCCCAGAACTCTAAAAAGGCCAGTGCAGGCCACAAATCGAGAAAAAAAGAGCCCGAGGTAAACGAATTACCTCGGACTCTCTTGAGTCGATTTATGCGGGACATTGTGTCCGTTTCAATGGGGAACGAAACAGCAAATGTTACTTTACTAAAGAAGCGATCTCAGCGGCAAAGTTCTCTTCCTTCTTCTCGATACCCTCGCCGGTTTCAAACCGGACCGCATCCTTGAAGGATACGCCTCCGCCCAGGGCCTTGGCAGCAGAGGCCATATACTTCTCCACACTGGTGGTGTTGTCCTTGACGAACTCCTGCTGCAGCAGGCAGTTCTCAGCATAGAACTTGTTCAGCTTGCCCATGACGATCTTCTCTCTGACCTGCTCAGGCTTGGAAGCCATCTTCGGGTCGTTCTCCATCTGGACCATCATGATCTTCTTTTCCTCATCCAGCACATCCTGGGTGACCTGGGACTTGTCCCAGAAACGGGGATTCAGCGCGGCAATCTGCATAGCGACATCCTTGCCGATCTCGGTGGCGTCGATGCCGCCCTCCACGCTCAGGTTCACCAGCACGCCGATCTTGCCGCCGGCATGGACATAGGGAACGGAGACACCGTCGGCATAGCGGGCAAAGCGACGGACCTTGATGTTTTCACCGATCACAAGGACCATCTCCTGCTGCTGCTGGGTGACGGTCAAGTCGGTGCCCTCATATTTGCACTCCATCAGAGCGTCCAAGTCAGCGGGGTTCTGCTTGGCCACGGTAGCGGCCACACCCTTGACAAACTCCACGAACTTCTCGTTCTTGGCCACAAAGTCGGTCTCGGCGTTAACCTCGACCACAATGCCCACGCCGTCGATCACGGCGGCATAGGACATGCCCTCCGCAGCAATGCGGCCGGCCTTCTTGGCAGAGGCGGCCATACCCTTTTCGCGGAGCCACTCAACTGCCTTCTCAATATCACCCTCGGAAGCAGTCAGGGCCTTTTTGCAGTCCATCATGCCAACGCCGGTCATCTCACGCAGGTTCTTTACATCTGCAGCGGTAAAAGCCATCTTGTATTCCTCCAAAATTTAGTGTAACAGGGAGTTCCTGAAAACTTTACTCAGCCTTTTCGGCGGCAGCCTCAGCGGTCTCCTCGCCCTGCTTGCCCTCAACCACGGCGTTGGCCATGACGGAGGCGATCAGCTTGATGGCGCGGATGGCATCGTCGTTGCCGGGAATCACATAGTCGATCTCATCGGGATCGCAGTTGGTATCCGCAATGGCTACGACGGGAATACCCAACTTATGGGCCTCGGCGATGGCGTTGCGCTCCTTGCGGGTATCCACGATGAACAGCGCGCCGGGCAGCTTTCTCATCTCCTTGACGCCGCCCAGATACTTCTCTAACTTCTCGATCTCGCCCAGATGCTTCATGACTTCCTTCTTGGGCAGCATATCAAAGGTGCCGTCCTCCTGCATGGTCTTGAGCTGATTGAGGCGGTCCACACGGGTGCGCATGGTCTTGAAGTTGGTCATCATGCCGCCCAGCCAGCGGGCGTTGACATAGAACTGACCGCAGCGGGTGGCCTCTTCGCGGATGGCTTCCTGCGCCTGCTTCTTGGTGCCGACGAACAGCAACGTGTCGCCGTTTTCGGAGAGCTGGCGGACAAAGTTATAGGCCTCTTCCAGCTTCTTCACGGTCTTCTGAAGGTCAACGATATAGATGCCGTTGCGCTCCGTGTAAATATAAGGAGCCATCTTGGGGTTCCAGCGGCGGGTCTGATGACCGAAGTGGACGCCTGCTTCCAGCAGGGCTTTCATGGATACGACGTTTGCCATTTGAGTGTTCCTCCAATATCAATTTAGTTTTACCTCCAGCCCCTTCATCCTCCCTGCCAACCAATTTGGCACAGACAGAGAGTCGGAGGCTGTGCGGAATGCTGAAATATAATACCATAGTATACCCGGATTTGCAAGGACTTTTTCAAAAAACACCCAGAAAAAAGCTCAGAAAACCGGGGAAATCCACCGGCTTTCCGAGCTTTTTGTCAAAAGCGTCTTCTCCTCTTCCGCTCCATGGACGGATCGCGGCGCTGGAAGGGCTTGTCGATCAGGATGATGTCGTCCCCAATCCTCTGGATACAGTCCCAGGGGATATAGTACTCCTCTCCCCTTCCGAACAGTCCGAAGAACCGGCAGGGCCCGTAGACCACAATCGCCACCACCTGTCCCTCCGGCACCTTGACATCCACGTCCGCCACACAGCCAAGACGGCAGCCGTCACAGATATTGATGACTTCTTTGCACCGCAAATCACGAATCCTGCACTGCATCTTCTCTCACCTCAGTTCTGATCCTATGCGCGGATGCGGATGTCCTATGCCGTATAATTCCACGCCGCCAAGGCAATACTGAAGCGTACAGTTTAGAGATTGCGGGAGGCGCTTTGATGCAGGGTAAAGTCGAAATCTGCGGCGTCAACACTTCCAAGCTGAAGGTGTTGAAAAATGATGAGACCATGGAGCTTTTACGGCGTACCAAGCAGGGAGACAAAGCGGCCCGGGAGGAGCTGATCGCAGGCAACCTCCGACTCGTCCTGTCCGTGATTCAGAAATTTCTGAGCCGGGGCGAAAATGTGGATGATCTGTTTCAGGTGGGATGTGTGGGGCTCATTAAAGCCATCGACAATTTTGATATCACACAGCCCGTCCGCTTCTCCACCTACGGCGTTCCCATGATCATCGGAGAAATCCGCCGGTATCTCAGGGACAACAGCGCCATCCGGGTGTCCCGCAGCATGCGGGACACCGCCTACCGGGTCCTTCAGGCAAAGGACAAGCTGATTGCCCAGACACAGAAAGAGCCTACTGTGGAGCAGATCGCCAAAGAGTTGGGCATCCCTCGGGAAGAGGTGGTCTTTGCCATGGACGCCATCGTGGACCCGGTCTCCCTCTATGAGCCAATCTACTCCGACGGAGGAGACACCATCTGCGTCATGGACCAGGTCAGCGACACCCGGAACACGGACGAGTCCTGGATTGAACAGATTGCGCTGAAGGAGGCCATGAAGCAGTTGGGTGAGCGGGAAAAGCACATCCTCTCCCTCCGCTTTTATGAAGGGAAAACCCAGATGGAGGTCTCCAGCGAGGTGGGTATTTCCCAGGCCCAGGTTTCGAGGCTGGAAAAAAACGCCATCAACACCATTAAAAAAAGCCTTTGAAGCGGCCGGCCGGTATTGTTGCCGGCCGGCTTTTTCCATCCTTTCATGGTCGGTCCAGATAAGCCTTCATCTCATCCATGCGCCGCAGGGCGCTCTCCCTGCCGATCTCATAAAGAGCCTTCAGCTTCTCCGTATCCCGCTCCACCCGGGACACCATCACCGGGTCTCTTGGCCGGATGACGAAAACCCTTCCGGCGCGCTCCAGCCGATTGATCTTCACCTGGAGCTCATTGTAGTGAACCGGCACCTGGTTCAGCCGCCAGAGCAGCATGGGGTAGTCCCGGTACATCCGCTCATAGGCCATCCTGGCTGCCCGCCGCACCGGCCTTTTCCGGTATCCCTTCTGCCGGGTCAGCACAAGGACGATTTTTTCGTACCCCTCCTGAAGCGCCCACTCCACCGGGATGGGCATGGCAACGCCGCCGTCCAGGCAGCGCTTTCCATCCACCTCCACGATTGGGGCCAGCAGCGGCAGGCTGGCGGAGGCGCGGGCGGCCAGCAGGATGTCCTCACTGACGCCCTTTTCATGGACCGCCATCTCCCCTGTCCGCACATCGGTGGAGACAGCCGCAAAGCGCTGCGCGGACTCTTCAAAGGCCTTTCGGTCCAGGGGCACCAACGTGTCCGACACTTCGCCGAACAAAAAGTCAAAGTTGAAGACCGAATGCCGCCTGACCAGGTTGCCCAGCCCCATATAGCGCTTATCGTTGGCAAATTCCAGGTTGATCTTTGCCGTGCGGCCGATCTGCCCGGACAGGTAATTGATCCCGCACAAAGCGCCGGCGGAAACTCCGGCCACACAAGGGAAGAGAATCCCCTTCTCCATAAACACGTCAAGGACGCCCGCGGTAAACTGGCAGCGCAGGGAGCCTCCCTCCAAAATCAATGCTGAATTTTCGTTCAAACCGTCTCTCCTTGGTATGGAATCATCCGTAATTTCCTGAACCGCAGCCGATTCACAGGAAACGATCAGGCAGGCGTGCATGCACGCCTGCCTGCATGTTATTTCTTAAAGCTGTCCTTTAAGGACACACTGCGGTTGAAGACCAGGCGGCCGGGCTCAGAGTCCTTGTTGTCCAGGCAGAAATAGCCCTGACGCATAAACTGAAAGCTGGCCGGTACAGCCGCCTCCGCCATATTGGCCTCCACCTTGCAGCCCTGAAGCACCTCCAAAGACTGGGGATTGATATAGTCCAGGAAGTTCTTGTCCGCCCCGTCGGGGTCGGGGTCGGTGAAAAGGTTGTCGTAGAGGCGCACCTCCGCATCCAGGGCGGTGGCCGCGTCCACCCAGTGGACGGTGGCGCCTTTCACCTTGCGCCCATCGGCGGGGTCTCCGCCGCGGCTGTCGGGATCGTACTCGCAGAGCACCTCGGTTACATTGCCGTTCTCATCCTTGACGCAGCCCGTGCAGGTGACCAGATACGCGCCCTTCAGCCGCACCTCGTTGCCAGGATAGAGGCGCTTGTACTTGGGCACCGGCGTCTCAAGGAAGTCGTCGGCCTCAATAAAGAGGTTGCGGGAGAAGGTAATCTCCCGGGTCCCGGCGGATTCGTCCACCGGGTTATTCTCCACCGCAAAGGTCTCGGACCGGCCTTCGGGGTAGTTGACCACGGTCAGGCGGATGGGCCGCAGCACCGCCATGGTGCGCTTTGCGGTCTCGTTCAGATCCTCCCGCAGGCAGTGATCCAAAAATGCGTACTCCACCGTGGAGTCGGCTTTGGCGACGCCGATGCGCTCGCAGAAGTTCCGGATGGAGCGGGGCGTATAGCCACGGCGGCGCAATCCGCACAGCGTGGGCATGCGGGGGTCGTCCCAGCCGCTGACGTAGCCCTCCTCCACCAGCAGGCGCAGCTTGCGCTTGCTCATGACCGTGTGGTTGATCCCCAGACGGGCAAACTCGATCTGCCGGGGATGGGAGGGCACGTCGGTGTGCTCGATCACCCAGTTATAGAGCGGCCTGTGGGCCTCATACTCCAAAGAGCACAGGGAGTGGGTGATCCCCTCCAGCGCGTCCTGGATGGGATGGGCAAAATCATACATGGGGAAAATGCACCATTTGGTGCCCTGGCGGTGGTGTTCAATATAGCGGATGCGGTAGAGCACCGGGTCGCGCATGTTGAAGTTGCCGGAGGCAAGGTCGATCTTTGCCCGCAGCGTCTTGGACCCCTCTGGAAACTCCCCGTTTTTCATCCTTTCAAAAAGGTCAAGGCTCTCCTCAATGGGGCGGTCCCGGTAGGGAGACTGGGCGCTCACGCCGATGTCACCCCGCATGGCCTTGAACTCCTCGGGGGAGAGTTCACACACATAGGCCAGTCCCTTTTTAATCAGGCCCACAGCCAGCTCATAGGTCTTTTCAAAGTAATCCGAGCCGTAGAACATGCGGTTGCCCCAGTCAAAGCCCAGCCAGTGGATATCCTCCTGAATGGCCTCCACATACTCGTTGTCCTCTTTGGCGGGGTTGGTGTCGTCAAAGCGCAGGTTGCACATGCCGCCGAACTTTTCGGCCATGCCGAAATCGATGGTCAGCGCCTTGCAGTGCCCGATGTGCAGATAGCCGTTGGGCTCCGGCGGGAAGCGGGTGTGAACCGTCATGCCTTGGAACTGGCCGCCCTCCGCAATATCCTCTTCAATAAAAGCCTGAATAAAGTTCTTGCTTTCCGGCGCGTCTGTCATTTTGATTTCCTCGGCCATGTCTTGTTCATCCTTTCTCCATTTCTGCGGTAAAACATAAAGTTTATTATACAGACACCAGCCTCAAAAATCAAGGAAAAAGCGGATTTGCGATTTACAGCCATTTACAGCCAATCCTCCACCACGTCCCACAGCGTGGCCGGCGTAACGGCACCCGCCTGGAGCAGCGAGAGCAGCTCTTCAATCCTGCTTTGGGATGCGGTGATATTTCCGATGGCGGCACAGTCTCCGCCCTCCCACTCGATTCTGACGCCATAGTGCTCCGTTTCCCGCTCCGTCTCCTCCACCAGCAGATAGTACTCCAGCTGCGTTCCGTCAAGCGGTATACATCCGATCAGCTGATCGCGCATAAAAAAACGCTCCTTTCTTCCGACCTTTTGTACACTGTATGATACCCTGTATCCACTCAAATTGTACCAGCCCCGTCAAGAGAAACTCTGTCGAAATTTGGCGTTTTTTCTGCAAATTTATTCAGTGAGCGTTTAAAGCCCATGCGGACGCAAAAATTCCTCCCGGCTCATCAGCAGGTTCAGCGCCTCCAGTAAGCCGTTGGTTGTCAGATGTTCCGGCAGCTCCAGCCGCCTCAAGAGCTCCAGCCGTTTTTCCCGGCTGTCCGGCCCGCCCGTAAGGCCCGCCGCATAGAGGTCTGCCTTGGTGATCGGCGGCCCTTTCGGCTCCTCCCCGCCCTCTTCAAAGGTGGCTCCGGAGCGGCGCAGGGCGTCCAACAGCACCTGAGGCGCCATGCCCTCTACGCCAAGCTTGCCCTCTTTTCCGCCCCGGCGCTTGCGGCGCTCCTTACCGGGGACATCCGGGATGTAGGCCTGCTTCACCCGGTCC
This window of the Dysosmobacter acutus genome carries:
- a CDS encoding diguanylate cyclase domain-containing protein, translating into MQRLLKGLSAEGEALLDLIPGGVMQCRNDGGFTIVGVNEGFLGMFGFTKEEMAEQFQNQFLTMIHPSDRQNFLIEVDRQLIKGDRLSLSYRVLCRDGSYKWTASSAKLFGNDEEERFFCIFLDLTEVRDAQEKLRLSLEHLEIIMSQSSDIIFEWDLSADTISFSPNWLDKFGYPPNYDSRLPKERIFRNFHLDDVDPMAEFMQEAREGRSNAVVDVRIRNSKDQYLWCRIRSATQFSEDNKPLRAVGTISDIDEEKRMVEDLRRRAELDTLTGLYNHAETERRSELYLSGGPDTICAMFIIDVDNFKMVNDGQGHLFGDAVLAELAAGMKRLTRKSDVIGRIGGDEFAMLLKDLPSSQIAEDKARKLLEMFRHLFQGEKRPVAVSCSIGLAIYPWDGADYQSLYHCADLALYQAKSRGKNQFARFDAKSMGTVDRIGYSALGAAIDSDQNTGERGGNLVNYVFQILYDADDIDTAVEAILEIVGRRFDVSRAYVFENSAGGKYTDNTYEWCNEGVTPQKEFLQNYPYENVKGYKELFKDNSIFYCRDVHSLTPAQAALFESQGVCSTLQCALYNGKEFRGFIGFDECTGLRMWNKEEIGILSLVAQLLTTFLLKKREADRNQQIMIQLNTILDKQDAYIYAIRKDTYELLYLNEKTLRLDPMARVGMTCHRAFFGRNSPCGTCPLSGATEVYNPQYDVWTRVQFSPMKWVDSDAYLINCVDITDYKRLQGPEK
- a CDS encoding PAS domain-containing hybrid sensor histidine kinase/response regulator, which translates into the protein MENKRGAKWSGAKTSVRCPEALDMLKTGMLCCLLDDELTFRWGNSSFFSSIGYSRADFHSRFHSLRQYYAELPDEFILLRQNVLQAERNGGGLEMILRLPSGEGGFSWIKLYGTIADDPVLDTPVLRMELAGVDGLAAEKEGQERLYQQKLHYFHWMLDSYEGNVYISDMDTYELLYVNQHSCDVLGAPAVKLVGKKCYEVIQGRNSPCPFCTNDKLTEESFYEWEFQNPVLERTFRIKNRIINWEGHRARLELSHDMYSTEYKLAKKDQERDALIRSVPGGLVRVDGRDMRTVLWYSGGFLELIGYTKEQFEKELHSQCTYVHQDDMDRTASIMEQSRETGESSMVEGRVVTRDGTVKILMMTYSYVSGEDSWDGIPSYYSVGVDVTAERTEQARQRQALEDAYKAAQIANDAKTNFLSSMSHDIRTPMNAIIGMAVIAQANLRSPEKIQDCLNKINVSSRHLLSLINEVLDMSKIESGKIDLISANVSLPELIEDVMDVFRPLAAQKHQELQINADHVRHETVVTDQSRLQQVLVNLLSNAVKYTPDGGSIGLRVREVPSFAKGRGQYEFIVTDNGIGMSDAFIPHIFEPFSRAEESRINQIQGTGLGMAITQNIVRMMNGTIEVKSTLGEGSQFIVAVAFDLCEEAEENDSELSGLPVLVVDDDRIVCESAAEILDELGMRGSWVLSGQEAVRRVVDAHEAKEDFFSVILDWKMPEMDGLETLRAIRRELGMDVPVIVISAYDCSEIEEEFRLAGADAFITKPLFKSKIAHTFHQFCQSGRSEAAALPAEQAPFRLEGKRILIVEDNQLNREIAAELLKMQGFLIEEAANGQISVEKFESSAPGTYDCILMDIQMPVMDGLQAAEAIRALRRKDAKTVPILALTANAFASDVGKSHSAGMNDHVAKPIELDRLMETLQRWIR
- a CDS encoding GntR family transcriptional regulator encodes the protein MELRKAVYSALLTQIQFGAYRCGEKLPIIEETSERLCVSIDTARAAYLKLKEKGYISLVKNAGATVKAAYDDKETERFIQTFFSTRKDAMMDLGNSLGPLLGNAQWLGLKYASPQTLEAMERLFREEKTAAPFAMLSHLNQKYCALGNSLLMHLVWQMFMFLYDPFFCIEDNQRYFDPSADYLQTLLALCRKKDWSGLRSAVDRSIKQIPSALAWFYESRITFPPPEAETPFIWSSYKKSQQLCYTIAMDILLSISRGIYPAGSLLPSQEELARQRGVSVSTVRRALDLLSSVGAVKSAKYVGTRVLPLDKATDNSDFSKPVLRRRLLDMAESLQLLAISCKEVSLTTLSALDAGSVQRLYGQLKENRDWRRGETLSYYILDLIAKCAPHRAIRTVYSELLRQFFWGYAFRGMKGSQETINQVYDPYLDDLIQALENMDFPQFSAHLERLALYELRTTVEFLWQLNIPGAEKLLIPDVSES